The following coding sequences lie in one Saccharopolyspora hordei genomic window:
- a CDS encoding thiol-disulfide oxidoreductase DCC family protein, with the protein MTELPVLIYDGDCGFCTRSVRWAERLPVRMRVLPWQEADLAAYRTTRDRAQHEVLWVAPSGRVFGGAAAVAELLKSCRGPWPAAGLLMSAPVLRTLADWVYRAVAANRSRLPGGTPACQLPEHERPGRS; encoded by the coding sequence ATGACCGAACTCCCCGTGCTGATCTACGACGGTGACTGCGGCTTCTGCACGCGCAGCGTGCGCTGGGCCGAGCGCTTGCCGGTGCGGATGCGCGTGCTGCCGTGGCAGGAGGCCGACCTCGCCGCCTACCGGACGACGCGGGACCGGGCGCAGCACGAGGTGCTGTGGGTGGCCCCGTCCGGGCGGGTCTTCGGCGGTGCCGCCGCGGTGGCCGAGCTGCTCAAGAGCTGCCGCGGGCCGTGGCCGGCGGCCGGTCTGCTGATGTCCGCGCCGGTGCTGCGGACGCTGGCCGACTGGGTCTACCGGGCCGTCGCCGCGAACCGCTCCCGGCTGCCCGGCGGGACCCCGGCGTGCCAGCTCCCGGAGCACGAACGCCCGGGCCGTTCCTGA
- a CDS encoding gamma-glutamylcyclotransferase, which produces MPLYAAYGSNMDPAQMLKRAPHSPMAGTGWLMDWRLTFGGEDYGWEGALATIVEHPGEQVFVVLYDVSPEDEKQLDNWEGAELGMHKKLRLRVQTLDGPVLAWLYVLDAYEGGLPSARYLGVMADAAEAAGAPADYVEKLRKRPCHNVGPGSPRDI; this is translated from the coding sequence GTGCCTCTGTACGCCGCGTACGGGTCCAACATGGATCCAGCCCAGATGTTGAAGCGAGCCCCGCATTCGCCGATGGCCGGAACGGGCTGGCTGATGGACTGGCGGTTGACCTTCGGCGGCGAGGACTACGGCTGGGAAGGCGCTCTCGCCACCATCGTCGAACACCCCGGTGAGCAGGTCTTCGTGGTGCTCTACGACGTGAGCCCGGAGGACGAGAAGCAGCTCGACAACTGGGAGGGCGCCGAGCTGGGCATGCACAAGAAGCTCCGGCTTCGGGTGCAGACGCTGGACGGGCCGGTGCTCGCCTGGTTGTACGTGCTCGACGCCTACGAGGGCGGCCTGCCGTCCGCCCGCTACCTCGGTGTGATGGCGGACGCCGCGGAAGCCGCCGGAGCCCCTGCGGACTACGTCGAGAAGCTGCGGAAACGTCCCTGCCACAACGTCGGGCCCGGCTCCCCGCGTGACATCTGA
- a CDS encoding DeoR family transcriptional regulator, with the protein MAEAGGTPVSQQERREQIRSEVLASGFVRIEELATKHGVSGMTIHRDLDVLEEQGWLRKVRGGATSTPTALLETSVRARIADAAEEKARIAEHAARLVSPGQVVALDDSTSALAVAERLPALAPLTVVTNFLSVINLLSGEPGLHLIGLGGDYQPSYDAFLGLHTATMARTLRSDVLFMSTTAVVGGHCLHRSQETIQVKRALMDTTGKRVLLLDHSKFDRRAVHELAPLTEFDLVVVDAGTPAARLEELRSAGVALEVAER; encoded by the coding sequence GTGGCCGAGGCAGGCGGCACACCGGTCAGCCAGCAGGAGCGGCGCGAGCAGATCCGGTCGGAGGTGCTGGCCAGCGGGTTCGTGCGCATCGAGGAGCTCGCCACCAAGCACGGCGTCAGCGGCATGACGATCCACCGCGACCTGGACGTGCTGGAGGAGCAGGGCTGGCTGCGCAAGGTCCGGGGCGGGGCGACCTCGACCCCGACGGCGCTGCTGGAGACCTCGGTGCGGGCCCGGATCGCCGACGCCGCCGAGGAGAAGGCGCGGATCGCCGAGCACGCCGCGCGCCTGGTCTCCCCCGGCCAGGTCGTCGCCCTGGACGACAGCACCAGCGCGCTGGCGGTGGCCGAGCGGTTGCCGGCACTGGCCCCGCTGACCGTCGTGACGAACTTCCTGTCCGTGATCAACCTGCTCAGCGGGGAACCCGGGCTGCACCTGATCGGCCTCGGCGGCGACTACCAGCCGTCCTACGACGCGTTCCTCGGCCTGCACACCGCGACCATGGCCCGCACGCTGCGCTCGGACGTGCTGTTCATGTCCACCACCGCCGTCGTCGGCGGGCACTGCTTGCACCGCTCGCAGGAGACGATCCAGGTCAAGCGGGCCCTGATGGACACGACGGGCAAGCGGGTGCTGCTGCTGGACCACTCCAAGTTCGACCGGCGCGCGGTGCACGAACTGGCCCCGCTGACCGAGTTCGACCTGGTCGTGGTGGACGCCGGCACCCCGGCCGCGCGGCTGGAGGAGCTGCGGTCGGCAGGGGTGGCGCTGGAGGTCGCCGAGCGCTGA
- a CDS encoding tetratricopeptide repeat protein has translation MYGKAFAPEFQGRLRNLSVNTEYETVLAKAQEEEARAEAEQDALALAQARLVVAEACRRLGRIAEADAAWRASYRAAREAEDLGAMAWALWNGGTLARQRGQMTAALRWLGLAKDVATQARDVVALGYSVAGIAETLRIRGDYAEARDLHEKLLAEARRRGETRHTVWALEGLAQLDRNAGDLDAAWERFAEAAQIAENGGDERGLAWALRGLADVLSLRGEHDEALRLLSRGEQICRRMDLSSALAYNRKMRGNVLFRACWYGEAARTYQEAVTMFRAMNEPRGAALAELGLLKSRDKLGRPRPATERDLRALLDTLDAREHRHTRKMVQDALDELMELAA, from the coding sequence ATGTACGGCAAGGCGTTCGCGCCGGAGTTCCAGGGACGGCTCCGGAACCTGTCGGTGAACACCGAGTACGAGACCGTGCTCGCCAAGGCGCAGGAGGAAGAGGCCCGCGCGGAGGCGGAGCAGGACGCTCTCGCGCTCGCCCAGGCCAGGCTGGTGGTGGCCGAGGCCTGCCGGCGGTTGGGCCGGATCGCCGAGGCTGACGCCGCGTGGCGCGCCAGCTACCGGGCGGCCCGGGAGGCGGAGGACCTGGGTGCGATGGCGTGGGCGTTGTGGAACGGGGGGACCCTGGCGCGGCAGCGCGGGCAGATGACCGCCGCGCTGCGCTGGCTCGGGCTCGCGAAGGACGTGGCGACCCAGGCCCGGGACGTGGTGGCGTTGGGGTACTCGGTCGCCGGCATCGCCGAGACGCTGCGGATCCGCGGCGACTACGCCGAAGCCCGCGACCTCCACGAGAAGCTGCTCGCCGAAGCGCGCCGGCGCGGGGAGACCCGGCACACGGTGTGGGCGCTCGAAGGCCTGGCCCAGCTCGACCGGAACGCCGGTGACCTGGACGCGGCGTGGGAGCGCTTCGCCGAGGCCGCCCAGATCGCCGAGAACGGGGGTGACGAGCGGGGTCTGGCGTGGGCGCTGCGCGGCTTGGCGGACGTGCTGTCGCTGCGCGGCGAGCACGACGAGGCGTTGCGCCTGTTGTCGCGGGGCGAGCAGATCTGCCGGCGGATGGACCTGTCCAGCGCACTGGCCTACAACCGGAAGATGCGCGGCAACGTGCTGTTCCGCGCCTGCTGGTACGGCGAGGCCGCTCGCACGTACCAGGAGGCGGTGACGATGTTCCGTGCCATGAACGAACCGCGCGGTGCGGCGCTGGCCGAACTGGGGTTGCTCAAGAGCCGCGACAAGCTCGGCCGTCCGCGACCAGCCACCGAGCGCGACCTGCGTGCTCTTCTGGACACGTTGGACGCCCGGGAGCACCGGCACACCCGGAAGATGGTGCAGGACGCGCTCGACGAACTCATGGAACTGGCCGCGTGA
- a CDS encoding M20 family metallopeptidase has protein sequence MSTSSAPHRVHDPSATARARCRAAVQRHERELVELSHSIHAEPELAFAEHRSAAKVADLLARHGFAVRTPAADLDTALVAESGSGELVVGVCAEYDALPEVGHACGHNVIAAAGVGAALALAEVADDLGITVRLIGTPAEETGGGKVLMLERGVFDDVAMAMMVHPGPEEVCRPTSLAITDLEVRYTGRAAHAASAPELGVNAADALTVAQVAIGLLRQHLEPQQMVHGIVTAGGAAPNIVPAHTAAVYNLRAAEARSLQRLENRIRACFEAGATATGCTHEVVQVSPVYAELDPDGWLSEAYRRAITELGREPLDRGAEQDRVIGSTDMGSVTQFLPAIHPMIAIDCGGAVNHQAEFAAACAAPTADRAVLDGAVAMAWTAVAAAADGAQRDRLLASVRERCARSSSEEFRTPGNGARSGPAAPRDPGAGAQQGAEDVA, from the coding sequence ATGAGTACCTCGTCCGCTCCGCACCGCGTTCACGACCCGTCCGCCACCGCGCGCGCCCGCTGCCGCGCCGCCGTGCAGCGCCACGAACGCGAGCTGGTCGAGCTCTCCCACAGCATCCACGCCGAACCCGAACTGGCCTTCGCCGAGCACCGCAGCGCGGCCAAGGTCGCGGACCTGCTCGCCCGCCACGGCTTCGCGGTCCGCACCCCGGCGGCCGACCTGGACACCGCGCTGGTCGCCGAGTCCGGCAGCGGCGAGCTGGTGGTGGGGGTCTGCGCCGAGTACGACGCGCTGCCCGAGGTCGGGCACGCCTGCGGGCACAACGTCATCGCCGCGGCCGGGGTCGGCGCCGCGCTGGCGCTCGCCGAGGTCGCCGACGACCTGGGCATCACGGTCCGGCTCATCGGCACCCCGGCCGAGGAGACCGGCGGCGGCAAGGTGCTGATGCTCGAGCGCGGCGTCTTCGACGACGTGGCGATGGCGATGATGGTGCACCCCGGGCCGGAGGAGGTGTGCCGACCGACCTCGCTGGCCATCACCGACCTGGAGGTGCGCTACACCGGCCGCGCCGCGCACGCCGCCTCGGCCCCGGAGCTGGGCGTCAACGCCGCCGACGCGCTGACCGTCGCGCAGGTGGCCATCGGCCTGCTGCGCCAGCACCTCGAGCCGCAGCAGATGGTGCACGGTATCGTGACCGCAGGTGGCGCGGCGCCCAACATCGTCCCCGCGCACACCGCGGCGGTCTACAACCTGCGCGCTGCCGAGGCGCGCTCCCTCCAGCGCCTGGAGAACCGCATCCGGGCCTGCTTCGAGGCGGGCGCGACGGCGACCGGGTGCACGCACGAGGTCGTGCAGGTCTCCCCGGTCTACGCGGAGCTGGACCCCGACGGCTGGTTGTCGGAGGCCTACCGCCGCGCGATCACCGAGCTCGGGCGAGAACCGCTCGATCGAGGTGCCGAGCAGGACCGGGTCATCGGCAGCACCGACATGGGCTCCGTGACGCAGTTCCTGCCCGCGATCCATCCGATGATCGCGATCGACTGCGGTGGTGCGGTCAACCACCAGGCGGAGTTCGCCGCGGCCTGCGCTGCCCCGACCGCCGACCGGGCGGTGCTCGACGGGGCGGTGGCGATGGCCTGGACCGCGGTGGCCGCCGCTGCGGACGGCGCGCAGCGCGATCGCCTGCTGGCGTCCGTGCGCGAGCGCTGCGCCCGCAGTTCGTCGGAAGAGTTCCGCACGCCGGGCAACGGCGCGCGCAGCGGTCCCGCTGCGCCCCGAGACCCGGGTGCGGGTGCCCAGCAGGGCGCCGAGGACGTGGCGTGA
- a CDS encoding FGGY family carbohydrate kinase: protein MITIGIDAGTSVVKSVAYAADGTELAVARRPTRVEHPRPGWAEQDMHEVWDAVADTVAELTAETGSEVAALALTAQGDGCWLVDDDGRPTGPALLWNDARASAIAADWAASGVLAELFQVNGSVGFGGLPHAQLRWLAEHEPERTARSATVLTCGGWLFHCLTGRLAWDVSEASNPFLDARTGEYSPTVLTELGLDWARRLLPEVVDGQQRIAPLRETAAARLGVPAGTPVVLGAYDVVSTAIGAGVTEPGQACTILGTTICTEVISDSPRLERTPVGMSLRTPEPGRWMLASATLSGTEVVEWACRVLGLPNPEDLTDLAEQAEPGSGGLLVLPYLSLAGERAPFYDPSARGSLHGLSLEHGPAEIARAVLEGLAMTIRDCLRASTAQPTELRLTGGGSANRLWRQVIADVTGLPVVRTTDEQAGARGAAVTAQALLTGRSTTEVARELVGTEEPLHPVDANRATYDDAYARFLAAREAAQAAGWYQRSR, encoded by the coding sequence GTGATCACCATCGGCATCGACGCCGGCACCTCGGTGGTGAAGAGCGTCGCCTACGCAGCGGACGGCACCGAGCTCGCGGTCGCCCGTCGCCCGACCCGGGTCGAGCATCCCCGACCCGGCTGGGCCGAGCAGGACATGCACGAGGTCTGGGACGCCGTCGCCGACACCGTCGCCGAGCTCACCGCCGAGACGGGGTCCGAGGTGGCCGCGCTCGCGCTCACCGCGCAGGGCGACGGGTGCTGGCTCGTCGACGACGACGGTCGGCCCACGGGCCCCGCACTGCTCTGGAACGACGCCCGCGCGTCCGCGATCGCCGCCGACTGGGCCGCCTCGGGCGTCCTCGCCGAGCTGTTCCAGGTCAACGGGTCGGTCGGCTTCGGCGGTCTGCCGCACGCGCAGCTGCGCTGGCTCGCCGAGCACGAGCCCGAGCGGACCGCCCGGTCCGCCACGGTGCTGACCTGCGGCGGCTGGCTGTTCCACTGCCTCACCGGCCGCCTGGCCTGGGACGTCTCCGAGGCCTCCAACCCGTTCCTCGACGCCCGGACCGGGGAGTACTCGCCCACCGTGCTCACCGAGCTCGGGCTGGACTGGGCGCGGCGCCTGCTGCCCGAGGTGGTGGACGGCCAGCAGCGGATCGCCCCGCTCCGCGAGACCGCCGCGGCACGGCTCGGCGTCCCCGCCGGCACCCCCGTGGTGCTCGGGGCCTACGACGTGGTCTCCACGGCCATCGGCGCCGGCGTCACCGAGCCCGGCCAGGCCTGCACCATCCTCGGCACCACGATCTGCACCGAGGTGATCAGCGACAGCCCACGGCTCGAACGGACCCCCGTCGGCATGTCGTTGCGCACCCCGGAGCCGGGCCGCTGGATGCTCGCCAGCGCCACCCTCTCCGGCACCGAGGTCGTGGAGTGGGCGTGCCGGGTGCTCGGGCTGCCGAACCCGGAGGACCTCACCGACCTCGCCGAACAGGCCGAACCCGGCAGCGGGGGCCTGTTGGTGCTGCCCTACCTCTCGCTCGCCGGGGAACGCGCGCCGTTCTACGACCCGTCCGCGCGCGGCAGCCTGCACGGCCTGAGCCTGGAGCACGGACCGGCCGAGATCGCGCGGGCCGTCCTGGAAGGGCTGGCCATGACGATCCGGGACTGCCTGCGGGCCAGCACCGCGCAGCCCACCGAGCTCCGGCTCACCGGCGGCGGGTCGGCGAACCGGCTGTGGCGCCAGGTGATCGCCGACGTGACCGGTCTGCCGGTCGTGCGCACCACCGACGAGCAGGCCGGGGCCCGCGGCGCGGCCGTGACCGCGCAGGCCCTGCTGACCGGCCGCAGCACCACCGAGGTGGCCCGTGAGCTGGTCGGCACGGAGGAGCCGCTGCACCCCGTGGACGCCAACCGGGCCACCTACGACGACGCCTACGCGCGGTTCCTCGCCGCCCGCGAGGCGGCCCAGGCCGCCGGCTGGTACCAGCGCTCGCGCTGA
- a CDS encoding NAD(P)H-quinone dehydrogenase → MTRIVIMGGGPAGYEAALVAASNGADVTLVEPEGLGGACVLYDCVPSKTFIASAGARSAYRDARELGIRVKAEDSDVDVAVVHGRVKGLALAQSADIRSRVRREGVKILPGRARFTNPAKGMAVHQVGVDLADGGYEELTADVVLIATGATPRVLKGAEPDGERILNWRQLYDLPELPEHLAVIGSGVTGVEFASAYTEMGVKVTMISSRDRVLPHEDADAAAVLEEVFAERGTEVVKHARAEKVERTDSGVLIHLADGRQVEASHALMTVGSVPNTSDIGLERIGIETDRNGYIPVDRVSRTSVPGVYAAGDCTGVLLLASVAGMQGRIAMWHALGEGVTPIKLKTVAANVFTHPEIATVGISQQAIDSGEVPARTVMMPLATNPRAKMEGLRRGFLKVFCRPQTGVVVGGVVVAPNASELILPIALAVQNQVTVDNLANTFSVYPSLSGSVTEAGRLLMRHDDLD, encoded by the coding sequence GTGACCCGCATCGTGATCATGGGAGGCGGCCCGGCTGGCTACGAGGCAGCGCTGGTCGCCGCGTCGAACGGGGCGGACGTCACGCTGGTCGAGCCGGAAGGCCTCGGTGGGGCTTGCGTGCTCTACGACTGCGTGCCGTCGAAGACCTTCATCGCTTCCGCGGGTGCGCGCTCGGCGTACCGCGACGCCCGTGAGCTCGGCATCCGCGTCAAGGCCGAGGACTCCGACGTCGACGTGGCGGTCGTGCACGGCCGGGTCAAGGGCCTGGCGCTGGCGCAGTCCGCCGACATCCGCTCCCGGGTCCGCCGCGAAGGCGTCAAGATCCTGCCCGGTCGCGCGCGCTTCACCAACCCCGCCAAGGGCATGGCGGTGCACCAGGTCGGCGTCGACCTCGCCGACGGCGGGTACGAGGAGCTGACCGCCGACGTCGTGCTCATCGCCACCGGCGCCACCCCGCGCGTCCTCAAGGGCGCCGAGCCGGACGGCGAGCGCATCCTCAACTGGCGGCAGCTCTACGACCTGCCCGAGCTGCCCGAGCACCTCGCGGTGATCGGTTCCGGCGTCACCGGTGTGGAGTTCGCCTCCGCCTACACCGAGATGGGCGTCAAGGTCACCATGATCTCCAGCCGCGACCGCGTGCTGCCGCACGAGGACGCGGACGCGGCGGCCGTGCTGGAGGAGGTGTTCGCCGAGCGCGGCACCGAGGTCGTCAAGCACGCCCGCGCCGAGAAGGTGGAGCGCACCGACTCCGGCGTGCTGATCCACCTGGCCGACGGGCGGCAGGTGGAGGCCAGCCACGCGCTGATGACCGTGGGCTCGGTGCCCAACACCAGCGACATCGGGCTGGAGCGGATCGGCATCGAGACCGACCGGAACGGCTACATCCCGGTCGACCGGGTGTCGCGGACCTCCGTGCCCGGCGTCTACGCGGCCGGTGACTGCACCGGTGTGCTGCTGCTGGCCTCGGTGGCGGGCATGCAGGGCCGGATCGCCATGTGGCACGCCCTCGGCGAGGGCGTCACCCCGATCAAGCTCAAGACGGTCGCCGCGAACGTCTTCACCCACCCGGAGATCGCCACCGTCGGCATCAGCCAGCAGGCCATCGACAGCGGTGAGGTGCCGGCGCGGACGGTGATGATGCCGCTGGCCACCAACCCGCGCGCCAAGATGGAGGGCCTGCGCCGCGGTTTCCTCAAGGTCTTCTGCCGGCCGCAGACCGGCGTGGTGGTGGGCGGCGTCGTGGTGGCGCCGAACGCCAGCGAGCTGATCCTGCCGATCGCGCTCGCGGTGCAGAACCAGGTGACCGTGGACAACCTGGCCAACACGTTCTCGGTGTACCCGTCGCTGTCGGGCTCGGTCACCGAGGCGGGCCGGCTGCTGATGCGGCACGACGACCTGGACTGA
- a CDS encoding HAD-IA family hydrolase, with product MPPHATTEPGSGRIDLVLLDVGGPVYDDRAYRDALLRAVRELAAEDGREVDEAEFQQVYDERRQAQGGSLRTAVAERFLTAQDRQRLSERAERYWEYPPSALHDDVLPTLRRLAGRYTIAIVANQRAVVVDALRRDGVADFVDVWAISEVVGAEKPDPRIFQHALREAGVDAAHAVHVGNRLDTDVRGAHRVGLRAVWVTRGEAPPNPTPEQLAEPDVAVASMAELPEALEKLQAAR from the coding sequence GTGCCGCCTCACGCCACCACCGAGCCCGGCTCGGGCCGCATCGACCTCGTGCTGCTCGACGTCGGCGGCCCGGTCTACGACGACCGCGCCTACCGCGACGCGCTGCTGCGCGCCGTGCGCGAACTCGCCGCCGAGGACGGTCGCGAAGTCGACGAAGCCGAGTTCCAGCAGGTCTACGACGAACGCCGCCAGGCCCAGGGCGGGTCGCTGCGGACCGCGGTCGCCGAGCGGTTCCTCACCGCGCAGGACCGGCAGCGGCTCTCCGAGCGGGCCGAGCGGTACTGGGAGTACCCGCCGTCGGCGCTGCACGACGACGTGCTGCCCACGCTCCGCCGGCTCGCCGGCCGCTACACGATCGCGATCGTGGCGAACCAGCGCGCGGTGGTGGTGGACGCCCTGCGCCGCGACGGGGTGGCCGACTTCGTCGACGTCTGGGCGATCTCGGAGGTCGTCGGCGCGGAGAAGCCGGACCCGCGGATCTTCCAGCACGCGCTGCGCGAAGCCGGTGTCGACGCCGCGCACGCGGTGCACGTCGGCAACCGGCTGGACACCGACGTGCGCGGTGCCCACCGGGTCGGCCTGCGGGCGGTGTGGGTGACGCGCGGGGAGGCCCCGCCGAACCCCACGCCCGAGCAGCTCGCCGAGCCGGACGTCGCGGTGGCGTCGATGGCCGAACTGCCGGAGGCGCTGGAGAAGCTGCAGGCCGCCCGATGA
- a CDS encoding FGGY-family carbohydrate kinase has translation MGELVAGVDVATANVRVQVHDRAGALVASASRPLPRPVRSSGGRSEQDASTWWPAVRDCLAECTAALGARRAEVVALAVSATSGTVVPVDGRGAPVGPALMYDDRRAEAEARTAVQAGAPRWERTGTTPSAGSGLARIGWLAHHLPEGTEQVCHTPDLIARKLVGRPVATDTSHALKSGYDAVAGEWATEVFDALGVPARLLPEVVRPTEVLGEVDATAAAETGLPVGCEVRAGMTDGCAGQLACGAVDVGQFVTVLGTTLVLKGVSEQLVHDPTGAVYSHLHPAGVWLPGGAANVGGSALSDVDTAELAELDRAATERGPASVVHYPLRGEGERFPFLAERATRFLLGTPQDRVDEYRSRLEGVAFCERLALERLAELGAPATGPVRTAGGGARSLAWCRIRASILDRPVVRVDGAGTALGAALLAASGSVHPDLSAAATAMVPEGQLVEPERAEVAQLDAGYQRFLGELRTRGWLAAA, from the coding sequence ATGGGAGAGCTCGTCGCGGGGGTCGACGTCGCGACCGCGAACGTGCGGGTGCAGGTCCACGACCGGGCCGGAGCGCTGGTGGCGTCGGCCTCCCGGCCGCTGCCACGGCCGGTGCGCTCCTCGGGCGGCCGTTCCGAGCAGGACGCGAGCACCTGGTGGCCCGCGGTCCGGGACTGCCTGGCCGAGTGCACGGCCGCCCTGGGTGCGCGCCGCGCCGAGGTCGTCGCGCTGGCGGTCTCGGCGACATCGGGCACCGTGGTGCCGGTCGACGGCCGCGGTGCCCCGGTCGGTCCGGCGCTGATGTACGACGACCGGCGCGCCGAGGCCGAAGCCCGCACCGCGGTGCAGGCCGGAGCGCCCCGCTGGGAGCGGACCGGCACCACCCCGTCGGCCGGGTCGGGCCTGGCCCGGATCGGCTGGCTGGCGCACCACCTGCCGGAGGGGACCGAGCAGGTCTGCCACACCCCGGACCTCATCGCCCGCAAGCTGGTCGGGCGGCCGGTCGCGACCGACACCAGCCACGCGCTCAAGAGCGGCTACGACGCGGTGGCCGGGGAGTGGGCGACCGAGGTCTTCGACGCGCTCGGCGTGCCGGCCCGGCTGCTCCCCGAGGTGGTGCGTCCCACGGAGGTGCTCGGCGAGGTCGACGCGACGGCCGCGGCGGAGACCGGCCTCCCGGTGGGCTGCGAGGTCCGGGCCGGGATGACCGACGGGTGCGCGGGCCAGCTGGCGTGCGGGGCCGTCGACGTCGGCCAGTTCGTCACCGTGCTGGGCACGACGCTGGTCCTCAAGGGCGTGTCCGAGCAGCTCGTGCACGACCCGACCGGGGCGGTCTACAGCCACCTGCACCCGGCCGGCGTGTGGCTGCCCGGCGGCGCGGCCAACGTCGGCGGCTCCGCGCTGTCCGATGTGGACACCGCTGAGCTGGCGGAGCTGGACCGCGCGGCCACCGAGCGCGGCCCGGCGAGCGTGGTGCACTACCCGCTGCGCGGCGAGGGGGAGCGGTTCCCGTTCCTGGCCGAGCGGGCCACCCGGTTCCTCCTCGGCACGCCGCAGGACCGGGTGGACGAGTACCGCTCCCGCCTCGAGGGCGTGGCCTTCTGCGAGCGGCTCGCGCTGGAACGCCTGGCCGAGCTGGGCGCCCCGGCCACCGGGCCGGTGCGCACTGCGGGCGGCGGCGCGCGCAGCCTCGCCTGGTGCCGGATCAGGGCGTCGATCCTGGACCGCCCGGTGGTGCGCGTGGACGGCGCGGGCACGGCCCTCGGCGCCGCGCTGCTGGCGGCGAGCGGGTCGGTCCACCCGGACCTCAGCGCGGCGGCCACCGCGATGGTGCCCGAGGGGCAGCTCGTCGAGCCGGAGCGGGCGGAGGTGGCCCAGCTGGACGCCGGCTACCAGCGCTTCCTCGGTGAACTGCGCACGCGGGGGTGGCTCGCGGCAGCCTGA
- a CDS encoding M20 family metallopeptidase, translating into MSSVDTSVGVVADLGAGRGPSWLDSWLAENAQRVVAWRRHIHAYPELSRAEHETTAFLAERLTRAGLKPQVLPVGTGLVCDIGEERPGGRTVALRADIDALPLTEDTGLPYSSTVDGVAHACGHDAHTTVALGAALALASAPELPGRVRMIFQPAEEVMPGGALDVLASGALDGVDRIFGLHCDPRLPVGTLGTRVGAITSASDLLELRLSSPGGHTSRPHLTADLVHALGTVITGLPTLLSRRVDPRTGTVLTWGAVHAGEAPNAIPQDGVLTGTLRTGDRDTWAKLEPLVHELVHSLLSPLGVGFDLQHRRGVPPVVNDEESTELFRAGIEAGLGAEALASTPQSSGGEDFGWYLEHVPGSFARLGVHSGRGRTKDLHQPTFALDERALLVGVRAMVNTALLSLQH; encoded by the coding sequence ATGTCCAGCGTGGACACCAGTGTCGGGGTGGTGGCGGACCTGGGTGCCGGTCGCGGGCCGTCCTGGCTGGACTCCTGGTTGGCGGAGAACGCCCAGCGGGTGGTGGCCTGGCGGCGGCACATCCACGCCTACCCCGAGCTCTCCCGTGCCGAGCACGAGACCACGGCGTTCCTGGCCGAACGCCTCACCCGAGCTGGCCTGAAGCCGCAGGTCCTGCCGGTGGGCACCGGGCTGGTCTGCGACATCGGCGAGGAGCGCCCCGGCGGGCGCACCGTGGCGCTGCGCGCGGACATCGACGCGCTGCCGCTGACCGAGGACACCGGCCTGCCGTACTCCTCCACTGTGGACGGGGTCGCGCACGCCTGCGGCCACGACGCGCACACCACGGTCGCGCTGGGCGCGGCGCTGGCGCTGGCCTCCGCGCCGGAGCTGCCCGGGCGGGTGCGGATGATCTTCCAGCCCGCCGAGGAGGTGATGCCCGGCGGCGCCCTGGACGTGCTGGCCTCCGGCGCGCTCGACGGGGTGGACCGGATCTTCGGGCTGCACTGCGACCCCCGGCTGCCGGTCGGCACGCTCGGCACCCGCGTCGGCGCCATCACCTCGGCCAGCGACCTGCTGGAGCTCCGGCTGTCCTCGCCCGGCGGGCACACCTCGCGCCCGCACCTGACCGCGGACCTGGTGCACGCGCTGGGCACCGTGATCACCGGCCTGCCGACGCTGCTGTCGCGCCGCGTCGACCCGCGCACCGGAACGGTCCTGACCTGGGGCGCGGTGCACGCGGGGGAGGCGCCGAACGCCATCCCGCAGGACGGGGTGCTCACCGGCACCCTGCGCACCGGCGACCGCGACACCTGGGCGAAGCTGGAGCCGCTGGTGCACGAGCTGGTGCACAGCCTGCTCTCGCCGCTCGGGGTCGGCTTCGACCTCCAGCACCGCCGCGGCGTGCCGCCGGTGGTCAACGACGAGGAGAGCACCGAGCTGTTCCGGGCCGGCATCGAGGCCGGGCTCGGCGCCGAGGCCCTCGCCAGCACCCCGCAGTCCTCGGGCGGTGAGGACTTCGGCTGGTACCTGGAGCACGTGCCGGGCTCGTTCGCGCGGCTGGGCGTGCACTCCGGCCGGGGCCGGACCAAGGACCTGCACCAGCCGACGTTCGCGCTCGACGAGCGGGCCCTGCTGGTGGGCGTCCGCGCCATGGTCAACACGGCGCTGCTCAGCCTGCAGCACTAG